In the Leifsonia sp. 466MF genome, one interval contains:
- a CDS encoding MoaD/ThiS family protein, which produces MAEVLVRYFAAAEEAAGLPEERVEVADATVGGLQAELVARYGEPMERVVRSGSFLVGGVVSRDPSRELTATVDVLPPFAGG; this is translated from the coding sequence GTGGCTGAGGTGCTGGTGCGGTACTTCGCCGCGGCGGAGGAGGCTGCGGGGTTGCCCGAGGAGCGCGTGGAGGTCGCGGACGCGACCGTCGGAGGTCTGCAGGCCGAGCTCGTCGCGCGTTACGGTGAGCCGATGGAGCGCGTGGTGCGCTCCGGTTCGTTCCTCGTCGGCGGCGTCGTCTCGCGCGACCCCTCCCGCGAGCTGACGGCCACTGTCGACGTGCTGCCGCCCTTCGCCGGCGGCTGA
- the moaA gene encoding GTP 3',8-cyclase MoaA, with protein MTAVNLGLPLSAQRQAAPPSAPSTVGRPEHPGLVDRFGRVARDLRVSVTEKCSLRCTYCMPAEGLPAIPRDDLLSATEIARLVGIGVRDLGVREVRFTGGEPLMRADLAEIIGRSAAVAPGVDLSITTNGIGLDHRIRSLVDAGLTRVNVSLDTVDREHFARLTRRDRLPAVLAGIHAAHAAGLTPLKLNAVMMRDTLDDAPDLLAWALENGCRLRFIEQMPLDADRSWLRENMVSAEELLSVLGERFTLIEAGRDDPHAPAEEWLVDGWTVDGLPATVGIIASVTRSFCSACDRTRITAEGTVRSCLFGDDETDLRGLLRGGADDAEIARWWRAAMWGKQAGHGMDAAGFAPPVRSMGAIGG; from the coding sequence ATGACCGCCGTCAACCTGGGGCTCCCGCTGAGTGCGCAGCGCCAGGCCGCGCCGCCGTCGGCCCCCAGCACAGTGGGTCGGCCCGAGCATCCCGGTCTCGTCGACCGGTTCGGGCGCGTCGCCCGTGACCTGCGCGTGTCGGTGACCGAGAAGTGCTCGTTGCGCTGCACGTACTGCATGCCCGCGGAGGGTCTGCCGGCGATCCCGCGCGACGACCTCCTGAGTGCGACGGAGATCGCGCGGCTCGTCGGCATCGGCGTCCGCGACCTGGGCGTGCGCGAGGTGCGGTTCACCGGCGGCGAGCCCTTGATGCGCGCCGATCTCGCCGAGATCATCGGCCGTTCGGCGGCGGTGGCTCCCGGGGTGGACCTGTCGATCACGACCAACGGCATCGGACTCGACCACCGCATCCGCTCGCTCGTAGACGCCGGCCTCACCCGCGTCAACGTCTCGCTCGACACGGTCGACCGGGAGCACTTCGCCCGGCTCACCCGGCGCGACCGCCTGCCCGCCGTGCTCGCCGGAATCCACGCGGCGCACGCCGCCGGCCTCACCCCGCTGAAGCTCAACGCGGTCATGATGCGCGACACCCTCGACGACGCCCCCGACCTCCTCGCGTGGGCGCTGGAGAACGGCTGCCGGCTGCGGTTCATCGAGCAGATGCCGCTCGACGCCGACCGGTCGTGGCTGCGCGAGAACATGGTGTCGGCCGAGGAGTTGCTCTCGGTGCTGGGCGAGCGCTTCACCCTCATCGAGGCGGGTCGCGACGACCCGCACGCCCCGGCGGAGGAGTGGCTGGTCGACGGCTGGACGGTGGATGGGCTCCCCGCCACGGTCGGGATCATCGCGTCGGTCACCCGCTCGTTCTGCTCGGCCTGCGACCGCACCCGCATCACCGCCGAGGGCACTGTGCGCTCGTGCCTCTTCGGAGACGACGAGACCGACCTCCGCGGGCTGCTCCGCGGCGGCGCGGACGACGCCGAGATCGCCCGGTGGTGGCGCGCGGCCATGTGGGGAAAGCAGGCCGGTCACGGGATGGACGCGGCCGGGTTCGCCCCGCCGGTGCGGAGCATGGGGGCGATCGGTGGCTGA
- a CDS encoding sulfite oxidase-like oxidoreductase: MGIISSGFSGRRRADDPRLPPGQYLTEGFPVLSAGPTPRIAKDDWAFTITTEKGDVHRWSWDEFLALPQEDVSADIHCVTSWSKLGTSWRGVALDTLFQDVDTSFEYTMAHSYGGYTTNVPLADLLGGKAWVAHSFDGKDLEPEHGGPARLLVPHLYFWKSAKWVNGLQMLPQDQPGFWEQNGYNMYGDPWKEQRYW; the protein is encoded by the coding sequence ATGGGAATCATCTCCTCCGGCTTTTCGGGCCGTCGCAGGGCCGACGACCCCCGCCTGCCGCCGGGTCAGTATCTGACCGAGGGCTTCCCGGTGCTGTCGGCCGGGCCGACGCCCCGCATCGCCAAAGACGACTGGGCGTTCACCATCACCACCGAGAAGGGCGACGTCCACCGCTGGAGCTGGGATGAGTTCCTCGCGCTCCCGCAGGAGGACGTGAGCGCCGACATCCACTGCGTCACCAGCTGGTCGAAGCTCGGGACGTCGTGGCGCGGTGTGGCGCTGGACACTCTGTTCCAGGATGTCGACACCAGCTTCGAGTACACGATGGCGCACAGCTACGGCGGCTACACGACCAACGTCCCGCTCGCCGACCTGCTCGGCGGCAAGGCGTGGGTCGCGCACAGCTTCGACGGCAAGGACCTCGAGCCCGAGCACGGCGGTCCCGCCCGGCTCCTCGTGCCTCACCTGTACTTCTGGAAGAGCGCCAAGTGGGTCAACGGGCTGCAGATGCTCCCGCAGGACCAGCCGGGCTTCTGGGAGCAGAACGGCTACAACATGTATGGCGACCCCTGGAAGGAACAGCGCTACTGGTGA
- a CDS encoding FAD-binding oxidoreductase, whose translation MADVVATRMETPTARTIRLRIPGLHGHLAGQHVDIRLTAPDGYQAVRSYSIASGGGRGAIEPHDLPVDELELTVEELADGEVSPYLVRDLADGDQLEVRGPVGGWFVWRDGDTTPVQLIAGGSGVVPLMSMARAHAAAASPAPFRMLYSLRSPASGYYSDELSALAADTASPLQLDYVYTRQAPEGAPAPARLTAEGLMRRTIPASDSPTFFICGSTPFVEAVSGWLVDAGHEAARIRTERYGGIGGTP comes from the coding sequence GTGGCCGACGTCGTCGCCACGCGGATGGAGACCCCGACGGCCCGCACCATCCGGCTGCGCATCCCCGGATTGCACGGCCACCTCGCGGGGCAGCACGTCGACATCCGATTGACGGCGCCCGACGGCTACCAGGCGGTCCGGTCGTACTCGATCGCCTCCGGCGGCGGACGGGGAGCCATCGAACCGCATGACCTCCCCGTCGACGAGCTGGAACTGACGGTGGAGGAGCTCGCCGACGGCGAAGTCTCCCCCTACCTCGTCCGCGACCTCGCCGACGGCGACCAGCTGGAGGTGCGCGGGCCGGTTGGCGGCTGGTTCGTCTGGCGCGACGGCGACACGACGCCGGTGCAGCTGATCGCCGGCGGTTCGGGCGTCGTCCCGCTCATGTCGATGGCGCGGGCGCACGCCGCCGCCGCGAGTCCTGCACCGTTCCGGATGCTGTACTCGCTGCGCTCCCCCGCCTCCGGGTACTACTCGGACGAACTCTCGGCGCTGGCCGCCGACACGGCATCGCCGCTCCAGCTCGACTACGTCTACACGCGGCAGGCTCCGGAGGGCGCACCGGCGCCCGCCCGCCTCACCGCCGAAGGCCTCATGCGTCGCACCATCCCGGCCTCCGACTCCCCCACCTTCTTCATCTGCGGCTCCACGCCGTTCGTCGAGGCGGTCTCCGGCTGGCTCGTCGACGCGGGTCACGAGGCGGCGCGCATCCGCACCGAACGCTACGGCGGCATCGGAGGCACGCCATGA
- a CDS encoding DUF6510 family protein gives MTDQDFLDGNAAAGMLSEVFAADVTTAVGCCGNCGDESVVARGRVYLDEHGLVVRCSVCGDVLAVASERAGRLCLDLRGLAWLEFAVE, from the coding sequence ATGACGGATCAGGACTTCCTCGACGGGAACGCCGCGGCCGGGATGCTGTCTGAGGTCTTCGCGGCCGACGTCACCACCGCGGTCGGCTGTTGCGGCAACTGCGGCGACGAATCGGTCGTCGCGCGCGGTCGCGTCTACCTGGACGAGCACGGCCTCGTCGTGCGCTGCTCGGTCTGCGGCGATGTGCTGGCGGTCGCATCGGAGCGGGCCGGCCGCCTCTGTCTCGACCTGCGCGGCCTCGCCTGGCTGGAGTTCGCGGTCGAGTAG
- a CDS encoding amino acid transporter, producing MSSTPDQQLSPVPGQARPTPKRAKGGALRHWLLTGLVDERGTQQGPHGRNPERTHPWWQVMCLTGVDYFSTLGYQPAIAALAAGLISPFATLVLVALTLLGALPVYRRVARESFKGSGSIAMLERLLPWWAGKLLVLVLLGFAATDFMITITLSAADASAHAIENPYAPDWFHGNNVLITLFLLALLGAVFLRGFKEAIGIAVVLVAVYLALNVVVVGVSIVQVFAHPTAVTDWSEALFQQNGNPLVIVGVALLVFPKLALGLSGFETGVAVMPQIKGRPDDDPAYPKGRIRGAGRLLTTAAIIMSVFLITSSFTTTLLIPQREFQPGGQANGRALAYLAHEYLGNGFGTVYDISTILILWFAGASAMAGLLNLVPRYLPRYGMAPQWARAVRPLVLVFTAIAFLITLIFEASVDAQGGAYATGVLVLITSASLAVTLSARRKRQRKRMAAFGIITAIFVYTTVDNIIERPDGLRIATLFILAILIVSIVSRIGRSFQLRATSVTFDVTALDFILEDAEEGEIRIISHEPDVDTDKEYAQKNKDERKFSHIPQRSRTIFLEVLPSDSSDFEEDLEVQGVVKHGYRVLQVRSGNVPNTIAAVLLEMRDITGVVPAIYFEWTEGNPISNMFRYLITGVGEVAPVTREVLREAEKDVKRRPAVHVS from the coding sequence ATGTCGAGCACTCCCGACCAGCAGCTTTCCCCCGTGCCCGGTCAGGCGCGGCCCACCCCGAAACGGGCGAAGGGCGGCGCGCTCCGGCACTGGCTGCTCACCGGACTGGTGGATGAGCGCGGCACCCAGCAGGGACCGCACGGCCGCAACCCGGAACGCACCCACCCGTGGTGGCAGGTCATGTGCCTCACCGGTGTCGACTACTTCTCCACCCTCGGCTACCAGCCCGCCATCGCGGCGCTCGCCGCCGGGCTCATCTCGCCGTTCGCGACGCTGGTGCTCGTCGCCCTCACCCTGCTCGGCGCGCTGCCGGTCTACCGTCGGGTGGCGCGGGAGAGCTTCAAGGGCTCCGGCTCCATCGCCATGCTGGAGCGTCTGCTGCCGTGGTGGGCGGGCAAGCTGCTGGTGCTGGTGCTGCTGGGCTTCGCGGCGACTGACTTCATGATCACGATCACGCTGTCGGCGGCGGACGCCTCGGCACACGCGATCGAGAACCCGTACGCGCCGGACTGGTTCCACGGCAACAACGTGCTGATCACGCTGTTCCTGCTCGCGCTGCTGGGCGCCGTGTTCCTCAGGGGATTCAAGGAGGCGATCGGCATCGCGGTGGTGCTGGTCGCCGTGTACCTCGCGCTCAACGTCGTCGTGGTCGGTGTCTCCATCGTCCAGGTGTTCGCTCATCCGACCGCCGTCACCGACTGGTCGGAGGCGCTGTTCCAACAGAACGGCAACCCGCTCGTCATCGTCGGGGTCGCGCTGCTCGTGTTCCCGAAGCTCGCGCTCGGCCTCTCCGGCTTCGAGACCGGCGTCGCCGTGATGCCGCAGATCAAGGGACGGCCGGACGACGATCCCGCCTACCCGAAGGGCCGCATCCGTGGCGCGGGGCGGCTGCTCACCACGGCGGCGATCATCATGAGCGTCTTCCTGATCACGTCGAGCTTCACCACGACGCTGCTCATCCCGCAGCGCGAGTTCCAGCCCGGCGGGCAGGCCAACGGCCGTGCGCTGGCGTACCTCGCGCACGAGTACCTGGGCAACGGCTTCGGCACGGTCTACGACATCTCGACCATCCTCATCCTCTGGTTCGCGGGTGCCTCCGCGATGGCCGGCCTGCTCAACCTGGTGCCGCGCTACCTGCCCCGATACGGGATGGCGCCGCAGTGGGCGCGCGCGGTGCGCCCGCTGGTGCTCGTGTTCACCGCCATCGCGTTCCTCATCACGCTGATCTTCGAGGCGAGCGTGGATGCGCAGGGCGGCGCCTACGCGACCGGCGTGCTGGTGCTCATCACGTCCGCCTCCCTCGCGGTGACCCTGTCGGCGCGGCGCAAGCGGCAGCGGAAGCGCATGGCCGCGTTCGGCATCATCACGGCGATCTTCGTCTACACGACGGTGGACAACATCATCGAGCGACCGGACGGCCTCCGGATCGCGACCCTGTTCATCCTCGCCATCCTGATCGTGTCGATCGTGTCGCGCATCGGCCGGTCGTTCCAGCTGCGCGCCACCTCCGTCACGTTCGATGTGACGGCCCTCGACTTCATCCTCGAAGACGCGGAGGAGGGCGAGATCCGGATCATCTCGCACGAGCCCGACGTCGACACGGACAAGGAGTACGCGCAGAAGAACAAGGACGAGCGGAAGTTCAGCCACATCCCGCAGCGGTCGCGCACGATCTTCCTCGAGGTGCTGCCGTCGGACTCCTCCGACTTCGAGGAGGACCTGGAGGTGCAGGGCGTCGTCAAGCACGGCTACCGGGTGCTGCAGGTGCGGAGCGGCAACGTGCCGAACACCATCGCGGCCGTGCTGCTGGAGATGCGCGACATCACGGGGGTGGTTCCGGCGATCTACTTCGAGTGGACGGAGGGCAACCCGATCTCCAACATGTTCCGCTACCTGATCACCGGCGTCGGAGAGGTCGCCCCCGTCACGCGCGAGGTGCTGCGGGAGGCCGAGAAAGACGTCAAGCGGCGCCCGGCCGTGCACGTGTCCTGA